In one Saimiri boliviensis isolate mSaiBol1 chromosome 3, mSaiBol1.pri, whole genome shotgun sequence genomic region, the following are encoded:
- the LOC120363571 gene encoding histone H3.3A-like: MARTKQTARKSTGGKAPRKQLATKAARKSAPSTGGVKKPHRYRPGTVALREIRRYQKSTELLIRKLPFQRLVREIAQDFKTDLRFQSAAIGALQEASEAYLVGLSEDTNLCAIHAKRVTITPKDIQLARRIRGERA, encoded by the coding sequence ATGGCTCGTACAAAGCAGACTGCCCGCAAATCTACCGGTGGTAAAGCACCCAGGAAGCAACTGGCTACAAAAGCCGCTCGCAAGAGTGCGCCCTCTACTGGAGGGGTGAAGAAACCTCATCGTTACAGGCCTGGTACTGTGGCACTCCGTGAAATTAGACGTTATCAGAAGTCCACTGAACTTCTGATTCGCAAACTTCCCTTCCAGCGTCTGGTGCGAGAAATTGCTCAGGACTTTAAAACAGATCTGCGCTTCCAGAGTGCAGCTATCGGTGCTTTGCAGGAGGCAAGTGAGGCCTATCTGGTGGGCCTTTCTGAAGACACCAACCTTTGTGCTATCCATGCCAAACGTGTAACAATTACGCCAAAAGACATCCAGCTAGCACGCCGCATACGTGGAGAGCGTGCTTAA